A window of Primulina huaijiensis isolate GDHJ02 chromosome 9, ASM1229523v2, whole genome shotgun sequence contains these coding sequences:
- the LOC140985176 gene encoding cytochrome P450 704C1-like isoform X1 produces the protein MDLLLFMPIPMAAATLISILFSILTIRLFAKKLHEKQGKKKSHPIGGTVLNQLMNFNRLHDYMTDLATKHRTYRLIGIFRSEVYTSDPVNVEYILKTNFENYGKGEYNCSILKDLLGDGIFAVDGEQWREQRKVSSHEFSTRVLRDFSSVVFRKNVVKLAKIVSDAADSNQEMDIQDLFMKSTLDSIFRVAFGVDLDSMCGSNEEGTKFSNAFDDASARTLWRYVDVLWKIKRILNLGSEAKLKKSLKVIDEFVNKLISSKTEQMNKSPDEAYMQLKKEDILSRFLLLPNTNPKYLRDIILNFIIAGKDTTATSLSWFVYMLCKHPPMQEKVAQEISDAVGTNKVTNFSEYTDMLDEAALEKMHYLHAVLTETLRLYPSVPVDAKQCFSDDTMPDCYSVKKGDMVAYQPYAMGRMKFVWGDDANEFKPERWLDENGCFKQESPFKFTAFQGGPRICLGKEFAYRQMKIFAAVLVKFFVFRLSDERKEVKYRTMINLHIDGGLHVHASHRVVLM, from the exons ATGGATTTGCTACTCTTCATGCCAATTCCCATGGCGGCAGCAACCTTGATTTCTATCTTGTTTTCTATTCTCACCATTCGATTGTTCGCCAAAAAGCTGCACGAAAAGCAGGGGAAGAAAAAGTCCCATCCGATTGGGGGTACGGTTCTCAACCAGCTGATGAACTTCAATCGACTGCACGATTACATGACTGATCTTGCCACAAAGCACAGGACCTACAGGTTAATTGGGATTTTCCGAAGCGAGGTTTACACTTCCGACCCCGTGAATGTCGAGTATATACTCAAAACCAACTTCGAAAATTATGGCAAG GGAGAGTATAACTGTAGCATTTTGAAGGATCTATTAGGTGATGGGATTTTTGCTGTTGACGGTGAGCAGTGGCGAGAGCAGAGAAAAGTATCGAGCCACGAGTTCTCCACAAGGGTTCTAAGAGATTTCAGTAGTGTCGTTTTCAGGAAAAATGTTGTAAAGCTCGCCAAGATAGTGTCCGATGCTGCAGATTCCAATCAAGAAATGGATATCCAA GACCTTTTTATGAAGTCCACTCTAGATTCAATTTTCAGAGTTGCGTTTGGAGTTGATTTAGACAGTATGTGTGGTTCAAATGAAGAAGGCACCAAATTTAGCAATGCCTTCGATGATGCGAGTGCAAGGACTCTTTGGAGATACGTGGATGTTCTCTGGAAGATTAAGAGAATTCTCAATCTTGGTTCAGAAGCAAAATTGAAGAAAAGTCTTAAAGTGATTGATGAATTCGTTAATAAGTTGATCTCTAGCAAGACCGAGCAAATGAATAAGTCCCCGGATGAGGCATAT ATGCAGTTGAAAAAAGAAGACATTTTGTCGAGGTTCTTGCTGCTGCCCAATACCAATCCTAAATACCTGCGAGATATAATACTGAACTTTATAATTGCTGGGAAGGACACGACAGCAACATCTCTGTCTTGGTTTGTTTATATGCTTTGCAAGCATCCTCCCATGCAGGAAAAAGTGGCTCAAGAAATAAGCGATGCAGTTGGAACAAACAAAGTGACAAATTTTTCGGAATATACAGATATGTTGGATGAAGCAGCTCTGGAGAAGATGCATTATCTGCATGCAGTGTTAACCGAAACTCTCCGACTATATCCTTCAGTTCCGGTG gATGCAAAACAATGCTTCTCAGATGATACTATGCCGGATTGTTATAGTGTGAAGAAGGGGGATATGGTGGCTTATCAACCTTATGCAATGGGAAGGATGAAATTTGTATGGGGTGATGATGCTAACGAATTTAAACCGGAAAGATGGCTTGATGAGAACGGCTGCTTCAAACAGGAGAGCCCCTTCAAATTCACTGCATTCCAG GGTGGACCAAGAATTTGTTTGGGGAAGGAATTCGCCTATCGACAGATGAAAATTTTCGCGGCAGTTCTGGTTAAATTTTTCGTCTTCAGATTAAGTGATGAGAGAAAGGAAGTAAAATACAGAACAATGATCAATCTTCACATCGATGGAGGGCTCCATGTTCATGCTTCTCACAGAGTCGTACTAATGTAA
- the LOC140985176 gene encoding cytochrome P450 704C1-like isoform X2 has translation MDLLLFMPIPMAAATLISILFSILTIRLFAKKLHEKQGKKKSHPIGGTVLNQLMNFNRLHDYMTDLATKHRTYRLIGIFRSEVYTSDPVNVEYILKTNFENYGKGEYNCSILKDLLGDGIFAVDGEQWREQRKVSSHEFSTRVLRDFSSVVFRKNVVKLAKIVSDAADSNQEMDIQDLFMKSTLDSIFRVAFGVDLDSMCGSNEEGTKFSNAFDDASARTLWRYVDVLWKIKRILNLGSEAKLKKSLKVIDEFVNKLISSKTEQMNKSPDEAYMQLKKEDILSRFLLLPNTNPKYLRDIILNFIIAGKDTTATSLSWFVYMLCKHPPMQEKVAQEISDAVGTNKVTNFSEYTDMLDEAALEKMHYLHAVLTETLRLYPSVPVDAKQCFSDDTMPDCYSVKKGDMVAYQPYAMGRMKFVWGDDANEFKPERWLDENGCFKQESPFKFTAFQWRSHKMNTGETKYCFAVLLKEESPPVGTPLQAPLV, from the exons ATGGATTTGCTACTCTTCATGCCAATTCCCATGGCGGCAGCAACCTTGATTTCTATCTTGTTTTCTATTCTCACCATTCGATTGTTCGCCAAAAAGCTGCACGAAAAGCAGGGGAAGAAAAAGTCCCATCCGATTGGGGGTACGGTTCTCAACCAGCTGATGAACTTCAATCGACTGCACGATTACATGACTGATCTTGCCACAAAGCACAGGACCTACAGGTTAATTGGGATTTTCCGAAGCGAGGTTTACACTTCCGACCCCGTGAATGTCGAGTATATACTCAAAACCAACTTCGAAAATTATGGCAAG GGAGAGTATAACTGTAGCATTTTGAAGGATCTATTAGGTGATGGGATTTTTGCTGTTGACGGTGAGCAGTGGCGAGAGCAGAGAAAAGTATCGAGCCACGAGTTCTCCACAAGGGTTCTAAGAGATTTCAGTAGTGTCGTTTTCAGGAAAAATGTTGTAAAGCTCGCCAAGATAGTGTCCGATGCTGCAGATTCCAATCAAGAAATGGATATCCAA GACCTTTTTATGAAGTCCACTCTAGATTCAATTTTCAGAGTTGCGTTTGGAGTTGATTTAGACAGTATGTGTGGTTCAAATGAAGAAGGCACCAAATTTAGCAATGCCTTCGATGATGCGAGTGCAAGGACTCTTTGGAGATACGTGGATGTTCTCTGGAAGATTAAGAGAATTCTCAATCTTGGTTCAGAAGCAAAATTGAAGAAAAGTCTTAAAGTGATTGATGAATTCGTTAATAAGTTGATCTCTAGCAAGACCGAGCAAATGAATAAGTCCCCGGATGAGGCATAT ATGCAGTTGAAAAAAGAAGACATTTTGTCGAGGTTCTTGCTGCTGCCCAATACCAATCCTAAATACCTGCGAGATATAATACTGAACTTTATAATTGCTGGGAAGGACACGACAGCAACATCTCTGTCTTGGTTTGTTTATATGCTTTGCAAGCATCCTCCCATGCAGGAAAAAGTGGCTCAAGAAATAAGCGATGCAGTTGGAACAAACAAAGTGACAAATTTTTCGGAATATACAGATATGTTGGATGAAGCAGCTCTGGAGAAGATGCATTATCTGCATGCAGTGTTAACCGAAACTCTCCGACTATATCCTTCAGTTCCGGTG gATGCAAAACAATGCTTCTCAGATGATACTATGCCGGATTGTTATAGTGTGAAGAAGGGGGATATGGTGGCTTATCAACCTTATGCAATGGGAAGGATGAAATTTGTATGGGGTGATGATGCTAACGAATTTAAACCGGAAAGATGGCTTGATGAGAACGGCTGCTTCAAACAGGAGAGCCCCTTCAAATTCACTGCATTCCAG TGGCGGAGCCATAAAATGAACACGGGGGAGACAAAATATTGTTTTGCTGTATTACTGAAGGaggagtcgccccctgttggcACGCCTCTCCAGGCGCCACTGGTTTAA